The following nucleotide sequence is from Drosophila takahashii strain IR98-3 E-12201 chromosome 3L, DtakHiC1v2, whole genome shotgun sequence.
CTCACGGACAGCGGGATCTCGTTGTCCTCGCCGCCGGCGGCGAGGGAATCTTCTCCAGCGCTCACCCATTCGATCAAGCGGCGAAAGAGCAGCTTGGCCAGCTTGCGAAATGCCTGTgcggaggaggatgaggaagACGGCGGCGAGCAGGACTCCAAGGACGCCGACTACGTGCAGCCCCTGGCGAAGAAGTCGGCCCGCAAGGGTGAGCCGGTGAAGAGGAAGCACCACGTCTGCAGCCACTGCTCCAAGGAGTTCGGCGGCAAGACCGATCTGCAGCGTCACATGCTCATCCACTCGGACGAGCGGCCACACAAGTGCAAGGACTGCGGCAAGAGCTACCGCCAGGCGGTCAACCTCAAGAACCACATCACCACCGCCCACGAGCACCGCAAGCAGTTTGCCTGCTCCCAGTGCCCCAAGTCCTTCGCCCTCAAGGAGCGCCTGCGCCTCCATATGCGCCTTCACTCTGGCGAGAAGCCGTATCCGTGCGCCCTCTGCGATAAGAAGTTCGCCCGGGGAGGCCAGGTGAGTAACCCACCACTTGCAAGGAACTCTTGATTCTCAAGACGCTCTTTAGATTTGCACAAATAAGTGCTGCCTTGTTGAagctgaaaataaataggtaggggagtgtagggtaaggtgacgaacgattcttttttttgaatataaaGAAAGTTGCTTTCATCTACGATTCgataccaaaaactgttgataaagatctcatttaTACgtgtatgtatttatttgattttattttcaacacaTCTTCACTCTGGCACggctaaaacacaaaaaaatggaatagGTTTGCTAATTTGCGTGCcacctttttagaaaaaaaacctCACGGAGAAATTATGGGACTTGTTATTAAAATTACTGTACATACATTGTCGACaagataaggggagacgattacatttatttgaaattttagtcGTGACGTCACACTCCCCTACATTAAGATATTATTAATCAGTTTACGAACTCACGAGGAAGGCTTAcagttaatttatattttgactattatttttgttttttatccaCCAAAATAAAACTGTGTTTTTTCTTCGAgatatagcatttaaaacaagaagggaagctaccttcggccagccgaagcttatatacccttgtagattaaagaatgcttactcggtgcagttccagggattccagattcagcgtttctatttatttaaattttgtttttaagtagtcaagaatcaaaaagcctacttcctacaaagttataatgaattttcttatatttgtttgaatattcctatgggagccttaagatatagtgttccgatccggctcgctccgacatatgtactacctgcaatagaaagaagactttcgggaaagtttcatcgcgataggtTTAAAACTgggagactagttcgcatagaaacggacagacggacagatggacagacggacatggctagatggactcggctattggtgctaatcaagaatatatatactttatgtggtcggaaacgtcttcttcactgcgttgcaaacatctgactgaaattataataccctctacaagggtataaacataCAGAACTGTTCAGTTTTATTAGTCCCTCgattgtataaaaatttatttgaaaggaATGACACCTAAGATATATAGATTgaaaccaattttttatttatcttattacagctgcagcagcacatGGTTTCTCACCACAAGACGAGCATCCAGCAGTTCAACTGCACCAAGTGCTCGGCCAGCTTCTCAACTAACGCCAATCTCCGAGTGCACATGGAGCGCCACGAGCAGGGCATGGAGCACCGGTGCGGCATCTGTGAGAGCCAGTTTGCCAACGAGCTGGCCCTGCGAGCCCACATCAACCAGGAGCACCACAAGCTGACGCAGTTCGAGTGCGAGATTTGCCACAAGATGATCGAGCCGGACGAGGATCTGGCCACCCACATGCAGAAACACGCGGCGGTCAAGACGCACGTGTGCGAGGTGTGCAACACGTACTTCACCCAGAAGAGCCAGTACAATGTCCACATGCGGATGCATACGGGAGAGCGGCCCTACCAGTGCAGGGTAAGTTGCCGGAGTCCTAGCTTGCAAGAAACTATTGCTCATATCTCTCCTCTCGACAGATCTGCCACCAGACCTTCGCCCATTCCAGCGTTCTAAAGCTGCACATTCGGAAGCACACGGGCGAGAAGCCCTTTCGCTGCCAACTCTGCGAGGACGACGTGGCCTTTTCGCAGCTGGCGCACCTTAAGAACCACATGAAGAAGATTCACAAACAGCAGAAGCCTTACATGTGCGATGGCTGCCACGAGTTCTTCAAGATCAAGGTCGAATTGCAGGCGCACGCGGAGCAGTGCGCCAAGTGTCCTGCGGGTGGAGACGAGTCTGCCGGCAGTCAGTCTGAAGACGCCCAGGTCCTCTCAACCATTCGATTTAACATGGCAGTGGTGCTGAAGAAGATTAGCTCCGCTCAGAAGCTGCGCCAGTTGGGTTACGAGAAGCGTCTGATCGATAATGTGATCATTGCATCCCTAAAGCTGGCTCAACGACCCTCGCACGACGATGCCACGATGACGCCTTTGGCCAGGCTCCGGATGAATGTGGAGGAGTTCCTCAAATGGATTGTGCCAGCACCTACAATGAAGAAATTCAGCGAAGAATTATTGTCGATTGACACGATTCTTGACAAGATTGCCACCATGTACATGAAGCAGAAGTAGAAATCAGGAGTTGCTAATCAACGCAAAATGGAAGTGTGCCATAGGATGATTTGTAGAACTAGTTCTTGCCATTTAGTTTAGTGTCTAGTAACCCAAAGTTGCAGAACGAAACCCAACCAAATAACTTATCCCAAAGATACATATTTACTTTGCAGTACTGATCATATTCATGACTTAATTTACTTTAATCCCAATTTTGCTGATACCAAAAAGAatgtattttgaaaaatgaatGACTTAGTTTTCCTTGGTAATTTTCCTACTAAGAAGGTTTAATGTTAAGAACGAATTTGGAtgcaataatttatataatattaagtttAACTCGATTGAATTGAACCcccaaaacatattttatttatatttagtctTGCCAGAGCATAAGATTACCTAGTGTGGATCTAACAGCTCAAGTACAATTGAACTCTTTGTGGCCATGCATTTAATTGCCGTTCGTCTTTCCTAGCCTTTTTTTTCCGCATAACTCGAAAGTGTACAAGCTAATGTGTAAAAAGTGCAAATCTAAAGTGTACAACGGAATTAATGAAATGCAAATCAAAATACGCAAATCCtgcttttgaataaataaagagTATTGTTTGTGATTAATCTTCATTGCCGAATGCtgggaaatattttcttagagGTACATATCTGACAAATGACATTTGTGAATACATTTGTGGGCTTAAATCGGTTTGCAACTAGTTTCATTAACATTCTTTTATGTTATTTAGGaacatgaaattattttgactgCCGAAAAGTTGTAAATGAtatttacacacaaaaaaaaaacttggtaaaatcaactgtaataattgtcaaacaggccccaaccagtaaaattgtcaattctactaagtaaatagtcatttcacaacaacaaaatacacacaattagcaaagacacaaacccgaagcaaaaacaaaatacacgtaacaattttaatagttacgtaactatctttgttggtcaattttaccaatcaaatttttttgtgtgtactaaAGTAGCTTAACTGCTTTTTACCaagataaaatttgtaaattaaaccaGGTTGGTCTACGTAGAAATAGTTGGGAATAAGAAGAGTTCAAAATCCTTCCAATTAGGACACCTTGGGAATCTTGTTATACCATATAATGTCTGAAGTAGGTAGTGTACCTAAAGCTCATCGGCTTTTGTCTTACCGAACTAATTAGTCAGTTGTTGAAATGCTGTAAGGTTCCGAAGTGCTTAGCTGGCCAGAAAttggaaatgtttttaaatctaaatcacacgcttatttttaaattttaatcaacCTTAGTAATACAAGTTTATTAATTGTGGGCAATTTTCAACGGGAGTGagttaaaaatagttaattctTAAAACCTCAAAAGTaaagctttttttaaaaactgttgAGAAATCAAGGGATATCAAATGATATTTCCCCACAACTGCTTGTCTGTGCATTGAATTGAAGAACGGTCAGTGGTATTTGTCAATCATGGTTTTCATTCAAGGGATTGGTGTTCGTGACCTTAGAGGCTCATCTAAAGAATTTTAAGACATGTCCGGCTGGCTGCTGCATTCCATATTTGAATGCAGCCAAAAAAGCATCGAGCCACACAGAAACACCCAGGCACACCCAACCAGGCTGGCATCTAACCACATAAACAGTTAGGTACAAGTGCCCCATGGGTCTGCCCGATGGCCATAAATGGTCTGGGCTTGTGCACAAATTTATAAGCCACTCACATTAAGgcggcaaatattttttatggcgaaCAGCGCACTGCATGCGAACCAGGCTCTAAGCAGCGGTGGCATCCGCAGGCGTTGTGGCACCTGCCCGCGCCACTTTCCTCGAGGCCCCCGCCTTCCACCCACCCAGAGCAATTAATGAAATTTGCACAGCGAATTTATTGACGCGACCGTTAGTGTCAACCAAAGGAATCGGATGGTGGGGGACCCATTTGTTTGGCCAGGAGATGTATGTAAAATTTTATGTATCAAATATAGTTATGATTTTATGATAGCCAGGCCCAGACTGCGGATTTTCCCTGGGTCTGGCCATTGCGTGTCTGTCACctgaagctgctgctgcaatcTCCGCCAATCTCCCATCCCATTCCCCATCCCCTTCCCATTCCCGAACCCTTGTCCCGGCTAGCAGCTTAATGTCTACATTTGTTCTGGCCATTGCGTGTTCAGTGGCTGCCCTTTTTGCAATCTCAGCTAACTCGGTTACTCCTGCTCCTCCACGCCCGTTGCAACTGCAAGTCAGGCACTCCAGCTCCTTCAGCTTCTTCCACAGATTTAGCCTCGCCATCTCCAGCAGCTGCCGCTGCCATGGCGCATTAGAACAAATTGCTCTTGTTACGATAGGAAGGATGGACATGCCTTTTGCCTTGTttggaccgacggacagaatGCCTCTGCTGGTTAGAGATCAGGCACACTCGGACCGTTGGATATAAATGAAAACCTATTCAGTTGGTTGCAGGGGCACAATATTATTGTTTGCTAGTGGTCCAAGTGGttatgtttttataatttggaaCTGATCCTGTATTATGACTTTACATCCCATAGTTCGCCACAACaattaatactttttaaagagAAAcctttttctaaaatatgCCCTAGCATTCGAAGAGTATTTGGAATTCAGCAAACTTAAGGCACGTCTTGTTTATTTTCCAAGTAAAATGCGCCGCGAATTCGTGAAACAAATAGTCTAAGACGTAAGTACGCATGTTTCGCCTGTTGGCCAGGGATCGTTGGGGGCTTAGCCTCATCTGCATACCTGGATTTGACCGGGACAATGTTAATGATGAGAAAACAGAGAAGAAGCCTGCTTCGAGAGCCTCCGAGGACCAGGTTCCATTTCCGTTTTCCCTTTGGGCTCTGGACTGCAGCAAATTGATTTGACTTTGGCCTGGGTTTGGGCTTGGACTCCGATCATTTGTGTTAGCTCGTTTGGCATTATATAATGCATATATAATGCCTTTGTTGTCTGCGTCTAATTTGCAAATTTACGCTGCCATTGGGGTAATGTCATACCACTGCGAGGCCATGTCTTCACTATGAACCTAGGCCTAAGACCAGTTCAAGTTGAGTTGTTCACTGACATCTAATTTGAGCTGGAGACGGAGAACTGCCCAAGCAAATTGCAGTAGCCCACGCTATCTGGCCAAGGGCTTAAACTTTAAAGAGTAGAAATCCATAATTGCCTGGGAATGCCCATGTGAAAGAGCATTAGAAATAAACCAGTGCAGACGTATTTTGCGTTTATATTCATGGCTTTCTATGTTCcagtattttaataaatcataattaaaCGTTATCAAATTAAAGCCCTACTATTTGTACAGTTTTCTaggattttctttaatttaataagttACAAAACTGCTTACTtgctaattataaaaatgtttttaatgctGTCTCCAAATGTTAAGCTTCTGGTAGATATATTTCCCAGTAACCTTTATGTGGGCAGCCTTGACCACGGAGCTTTTGGACCTTTACCAAGTGGAGCCAAGTCATTGGGGTCGTTCAACTTCTGCTGGCCAGGGCGTTTAAGGAggcaaagtcaaagtcaagtCAAAAGTCATAAAAGATATGCAAGCCTGCGCAGTCTGACTGCCTTAACAAATGTACGAGATGGTTTTTTGTAGCTCTTGCTCTCGGTTTGGGTTTGGTATAGGCTTGGGTTCGGGAATGGGTATGGTATATGGGTACGGGTATGGGGATGTGCGTTGCTTTGGTAATCCTTTGCCATGTCTTCGCTGCCCTtattgcaacagcaacagaaacagCCAAACAGCATCAGGAACAACAATTACAAATGGACGACTTCTTTGTTCTGTCAGCAAGGCCTGCTGCAGTCCAACAGCCCAGAATCAGCATCAGCACCAGCACCAGCACCAGTTGGATCTCGAGCCCGAGTTAAGGCCAAAAGAGCTGCAGTCCGAGTTTTGCGGTAGCAGCCCAAAAGAGGGGGCGTCGTCAGAGTcgtctccatctccatctatGCTGCCAGCAGCTGCTACGCATAAAGCATAAGCTCGGCATTGAAAGAAATAAGTATTGTGTAAGTGTTGTAATCGGCTTTTTAATGTAGAGAAAAAAATCAGAACATGAAATTATATGTAAATTCTTGATTAGCATGAAAAATGAATGCCATATACAACCTTTAGGTTCTTATCTTAATACGTCTtcaaaagtaatattttaaaatttgttaaattgcGTCGACTTCTTGAATACCTTTTACAATAACGGAGGCGTCTTTCCAGTACAgggtttctttttatttttatataacacAATAAATGATCATGGTATAGAATTTAAGATAGGTTTTCCGTTACTCATGGAGTTAAACTTTGAGATCCCGAAAGCTAAATGATATAAAGTTGGGATGTACAGAATCTGTACTACAGATGACATCGATTCCTGACGCCtcgttattttttatatttttactgcTTGAACTGCAATATGCTAAACAATATGGCAtatatttctctcagtgcttaCTGCGGATGCTGTTCTTTTGGGGCGTTATTGCCGGCCAAAACAAATATGAAGAGCTGCAGTCTGAGGCCGCGTCTCTGTTTCTGTCTAGGAGTCTGAGAAGTCAGAAATGTGCAACGTTATCATAACTAAGTGCATGTGGATGCGTGTGCTTGTGATTTtcccgaaacgaaacgaaaccaaaAGAACGAAACCGTCTGCATATGCATAATTCATGCTATTGAACCTTCTGCGGTTATGACTGGACATGGACATGGGGCCCTGGACTTGAACCTACCCACGGAGATTGGGCGACGAGGGGAGCAGGGGCAGGAGTTGGGGACCTCAGCCAGGCAActagaaaaattataatttcacaAGTCATAATAGGATTTGCAATTCAAATGCGAAAAGGCAACGCAGACACTGAAAGCGGACTCAAGTCGACTCGAGCTGGGTTTCTTTCagtttgttgcttttgttgttgttgttgccgtttccttttttcgaaaatttcgGTGGAAGGAGCGAACAACAATAAGAGGCTTCTCGGCCAGGGCCCAGACTTGTGGCCAAGGCTCTGGCCCTGGCCAATATGTCAAAAATATTAAGAGACATGGCCAGTGGGCCCGGGAATGGGATCGGGAATCGCGAATCGGCATAGGAATCGGTTTGGGTCTTGTGGTTTCGGCTTTGGGGATTGGGGATTGGCCTGGCTATCGGACGGGGATCATGCATAAATATGCAAACGATAAGAGCTCTCCTCTATAAAGTTGTAAAATTGACAAGCGTTGCAATGCCAAACTCTCAAATAAAGCAATAAAATGCGCTAAAACATCGGCGGCCAGGGATCGCAACTCCAGACCGCTCGGTAGCCATGGACCAAATGCAAAATTAGAAATGAAAGCCAGCGGGTTGCAACAACAGCTTCCTCTTCTCCGAgtcctcctccacctcctcgcCTACTGGCGCAGAATTTATGCCGTTCTGGCTGAGTTTTCGCGGGGGGATCGGGTAGATCCTATGGAGAGATGAGCACGGAAGCATCATCGTTTGTCACTGGCGCATGCAAAGGCTCAATTCATGATTCTGCATCGACATCGAGGAGGAAGTGCGCCTCGAGTGACAGCAGGCAGCGCATAAAGATAACAAATAGTATTGCAGTGGGTTGCATCGTAATCATGTCAAGCTGCCAATACCGGCAGCCCCAGAAGGGAAGCCCACAACTTACGACTCACTTAGGGCTTCCGACTTTATGCGAAGTCGAACCCAAAGCTTGTTCCCAGGAAATTCAAAGAGATATGCATACTCGATATAAGTTTGGAGGAAGAGTTTTTGGAATTCGGGATACGCCTTTCGGAGGGTcgcaaaacaaaagacttaggcaGCGAACTTGACAGTTTTTCCAGCTAAGTACGCCAGCGGAGCGGCCAGATTTAATTAGGGATTAGGCTCTGGCCGTGCTCAGCTGCGgcgtcataaatatttaatgatattGTCAGCTCCGCGACCATACATATGGCCCTGATCTTGGCTTCGGACCGGGATTATTCCCCCTGCGTTGGCTTTGGcttcaatttaaatcaaatgtgCGCAACGATGCCGTCGTCGCCACGAGGCtcgcttttggttttggtttgggtttgggttatGGCTCGGCTCGACTGGCCCTggccttttatttttagcatatAGTAAGCATATGATCGACACTCGCACTCGCACTCGCCTGAGTGTGTGCTTGTGCTATTTTTAGTGGTGCATTTAAGTGGCGACCGCATTCGGCCGGGCCACGGCCTGAACTCTCTAGCAAAATGTGTCCCGCTGTGAATTATGTGCCTACATAAATTACCCGGCCAGGAATTAATCATGTTTTATGCAGGACTGCGGCACAGCCTGGCTAGAACCACAGCAGCGACGGCCTggcctgttttattttttgtttcgttgCCTGCCCATTAGGTTCAGTTTTCTGGCCCGGTCCGGTGTGGATCtggctgaatctgaatctgggTTCGGGTGCCTTCAGGGGCACTTGGAGTCGCTCCGAATTTTTGTCTCTGCCCCGGGGATTGGAGTTGAAATAGCACAGGACGCTGTTTTGGCGCCTGGCCCATGTCACAGTATGACCAAGGTAATTGGAAGAAGCACTCAAATGTCCATGTCGTAAATGAGATTAATTTTAGTTCTTGGTCTTGAGTGGTTGGGGTGTTAGTACCAAGTGCTTACATTTTTCGAAATTCGTAAATTAGATATCACAGTAATTAGAACCTCTTGTTACTTTAGCATATCTTAACAGTTATAAGAAgtataatatcattttttttaatgttttttaatcaattttccATAACATATTTAAGTTAATCAATTGTAGTAATGTTTAGCCAAACAAGGATTTATCTATCGGcgatagataaataaatacgtAATGCTGAAAGTGTTTATGTCAAGCTTGTTTATtccttaaatataaaaaaaatattagaaatagAAGTTGCATTAGTTTAGCTTCTACAaagtttatgttttatttattataaagctTTATAAAATCCATAAAATGTTCTCAAGGTAATTAAATGTATGAAGAACATTTTATATCCGTGTCATATTTCATTTAACCCCTTCTTCCCGAATCATCAATTTTTACACCTTTTAATCCCATCTTCCCAGCGCATCGAGATTTTACTTTCGGCTCAAATTCGGCTGTTAGATATTCCTAGGACATCCCCGCTCAAGAGTCAACCTCGTTGTCCACACCAAAGATGCTCCCAAACTTAAACCGCCTCTGAAGCTTTAGTGTCGTTGTTCATGGCGAATCGGTGGTAGTGGCTGCTGCGCTGGATCCTGCTGGGGCTGGTGTAGTTATTGTTGTTAGCATGTACCCCACTATAATTGATACGTGCTGCACTTGCGCGCAAAGACAAAATCTGCCCGCTGGCTATTTGCTTTGGCCCAGCGTGTGGGAACGGGGGAATCACAGATCGAGGTGGAGTGTTCATCCTGGCCGCCGAGGCAACACGAGTGGGGcgtggcagcagcaggagaGGATGCCATGGGGGGAAGTTGGGCAGTTGGGTCGCCGCCCCGT
It contains:
- the LOC108060202 gene encoding gastrula zinc finger protein XlCGF57.1, which translates into the protein MVRSRRSVSKEDAVSLLTDSGISLSSPPAARESSPALTHSIKRRKSSLASLRNACAEEDEEDGGEQDSKDADYVQPLAKKSARKGEPVKRKHHVCSHCSKEFGGKTDLQRHMLIHSDERPHKCKDCGKSYRQAVNLKNHITTAHEHRKQFACSQCPKSFALKERLRLHMRLHSGEKPYPCALCDKKFARGGQLQQHMVSHHKTSIQQFNCTKCSASFSTNANLRVHMERHEQGMEHRCGICESQFANELALRAHINQEHHKLTQFECEICHKMIEPDEDLATHMQKHAAVKTHVCEVCNTYFTQKSQYNVHMRMHTGERPYQCRICHQTFAHSSVLKLHIRKHTGEKPFRCQLCEDDVAFSQLAHLKNHMKKIHKQQKPYMCDGCHEFFKIKVELQAHAEQCAKCPAGGDESAGSQSEDAQVLSTIRFNMAVVLKKISSAQKLRQLGYEKRLIDNVIIASLKLAQRPSHDDATMTPLARLRMNVEEFLKWIVPAPTMKKFSEELLSIDTILDKIATMYMKQK